The window CGCCGGCGGTCACCACGCTCGTCGGCGAGATCGCCCCGATCCGCCACGTCGCCGAGGAGCCCGCACAGCAGCAGCGTCAGCCCAAGCAGCGTTCCGCCGATTCCGCCGGTGACCGCGGTCGTCGTGGTCGCGGCGGTCGTCCGGGAGGCGCGGGTCAGCCCGCGCGCTCCGGCTCGGCTTCCGAGTCCGCCGGTTCGGCCGGGGGCCGTCAGGGCCGTCCGGCTCGTGGCGCGCGGTCCGAGGGCGCCGGTCGCTCCGCTGCGGCGGGTGCGGGCTCGACGGGCGGTCGCCGCAGCGGCGGCAGCCGTCGCGCCGGCAGCGACACCGTGCGCGGTGGGTCGTCGGCGGTCTGGTCCTCGGACGGCGGCTACGCCGCGGGCCGTGGAGCCGGCCAGGAGTCGGGCGGGGGCCGTCGTGGCTCCTCGCGCCGCGCCTCCCGTCCGGCCGGCGCTGCAGACCGCCACTGACCTGCCCGACCCGGCCGCGCTGACCCGCGGGGGACAACCTTGAGGCCGGCTGCGAGCCCACCACCGCGACGGGCGTAGGTTCTCCTGCACCGGATGCCGCGCGAGCGGCTGACGGGGAAACGTCCGCTGTTGGAAGGAGTGCCTATGGCTGGGATCGAAGACATCAAGAACGCCGCTGAGAAGGCGGCAGGCAAGGTCAAGGAGGCCGTCGGGAACGCGACGGACAACGACCACCTCAAGGCTGAGGGCAAGACCGATCAGGTCAAGGCCGACACCAAGCAGGCGGGTACGAACGTCAAGGACGCCGCTTCCGGCGTCGCCGACAGCCTCAAGAACGACCGCGACACCAAGTAACAAGCCGGTCCAGCACCGCGCTGCGAAGCCCCCGGATCAGATCGGATCCGGGGGCTTCGTCGTGTCCGGGTGCTGCCTGTTCGAGTACCGGGCCGGTCGTCACACGAGCGCGCCGACCGACGCGAGGCCCGCGCGCAGCAGGGCACCGCGGCCACCCTCCATGTCGTCGGCGACACCGTCGGACGCGGCTTCCATCGGGGTCATCCAGGTGAGCTCGAGGGCGTCCTGCCGGGGCTCGCACGTGCCGGTCACCGGGACGACGTAGGCCAGCGAGATCGCGTGCTGCCGCTCGTCGGTGTAGACGGAGGCGCCGGGGAGCGGGAAGTACTCGGCCACGGTGAACGGCGTCGGGCTCGACGGCAGCTGCGGGAACGCCATCGGCCCGAGGTCCTTCTCGAGGTGGCGGAAGAGCGCCGTGCGGATGGACTCGCCGAACATCACACGACCGGACACCAGGGTGCGCACGATCGAACCGCTCGGGGCCACGCGCAGGAGCACCCCGACCTCGGTCACGACGCCGAGCCCGTCGGTGCGGACGGGGATCGCCTCGACGTAGCAGATGGGGAGTCGACGACGCGCGTTGGCGAGTTCCTCGTCGGACAGCCAGCCGGAGTCGGGGTCGGGGGTTTGCAACGAGGCCATGCACCGTGTCTACCAGGGACGGCGTCGAGTTCGGCGGAAGGCGCGGGACTTGGGGACGGTTAGCGTTGTCCACATGATCGATGCAGACCTGGTGCAG of the Curtobacterium sp. TC1 genome contains:
- a CDS encoding CsbD family protein, translated to MAGIEDIKNAAEKAAGKVKEAVGNATDNDHLKAEGKTDQVKADTKQAGTNVKDAASGVADSLKNDRDTK
- a CDS encoding NUDIX hydrolase family protein; translation: MASLQTPDPDSGWLSDEELANARRRLPICYVEAIPVRTDGLGVVTEVGVLLRVAPSGSIVRTLVSGRVMFGESIRTALFRHLEKDLGPMAFPQLPSSPTPFTVAEYFPLPGASVYTDERQHAISLAYVVPVTGTCEPRQDALELTWMTPMEAASDGVADDMEGGRGALLRAGLASVGALV